Part of the Nostoc sp. ATCC 53789 genome, TTTTTTCTAAAGCTTCTCGATTCAGGATGTTAATCTGACCACGGTGGTAGGTGATCATTCCGGCTTCACTCAAGATGTTAGCTGCTTCGGTGACACCAGCGCGACGTACACCCAGCATCTGCGAGATAAATTCTTGCGTAAGCGGGAATTCATCTGATTCCAGGCGATCGGAAACTGTTAGCAACCATCGAGCCAGCCGCCCCTCTAGCTTATGAAGACGGTTGCACGCAGATCCTTGTGCTATTTGAGTATATACACCTTGCACGTAGCGTAGCAGCACGCTTTGGAGAGCTGTACCCCGATTGAACTCGCTTCTTAGTATATCTGCATCCATCTGCATAGCACTGTCTGGAATCTGCACAAATGCGGTTGTGGTTGTGATGTTATCTCCTAAAATTACGGGCATACCTACCATGCCTTCATTACTTACTAAACCAACTTCCACAGTTGAGCCATCTTCCATTGTGGTAATTATAGAAACCACTGCCTTATTGGGAAAATAGACCTCTGTGATGGGTTCTCCAGGTTCGTAAAGTACTTGCCGATTTGAGAGCTTAACCAGCTTCAGATGGGGAACAAGACGCTCATAATCACTGAACGGCAGAACTGCCAGCAAATTATTTGCTGGTTGATCAAAGGTATTTTTATCTAATGACATTGGGATTCTCCTGAATCTAGCAGTCTCTAGAAAAGGCAACTTGCGGCATAAGGAGAAAATCAAGAGTCTAACCCTAATGTCAAAAGATGTATTTTTCTGAAAAACTTATAATAGAAAATTGAGATTTTTATACTTATATCTATAATATAACATAACTAAATTAGTTATTCATAGTAAAAAAAAATCTAGATTATAAATCAAAAAACTTGGAATAGATGTATGAGGCATCTATCTAAAGACTGAATAAATAATACAAATTAATAGCAAATGATTAGCTACATACTACTGCAACAAACTATATTTCTCTTGCTATATACTGGCTTTAGCGAAGTTAATAGGAAGTATAAAAAAATCAGTAGGTGGGTTTAAAGCTAAGGAATCCCAACAATTGAAATTGGAAAATTTCACAGGAATTGCAGTTGCGATCGCAGAATTAAGTCAAATTACGTTTACTCATCATATAGACACGAGCATCTTTGTCAGCGATCGCAGCAAAAAATCCTTGGTTGCACAAGTCCTTGCAACCCTAAGTCTTTGTCGTTGCGATCGGATATTGTGACCTTTCCCGATAGACTCGGTATATTTTGATTGTTCACGAAAATAATATACTTTTTCAGAAGCATATTAATATGAACATTTATTAAGACTTAATTCCAGAATAATCTTAAGATTTTTGGTATACTACGGTAGATTAACTGATTTATCGTAGTATATGCTTGGGCTGAAACAGTCTATTCCACAAAAACCCAATAAAAGCAAGTACTTTGTACTACAATTTTAGATTTTTATGACTCCACAAACTAGCTTACTTATCGGATTACTTTATGCAACAATAAGCAACTTCATTCATTAAATACGATTTAACTATCTATTTTTAGTAGTTTCAGTAAAATAATATTTTGCTGAAAAATTTATATTGGCTTAGTGCCAAACTAAGTTTTGTTTGAAGCTAAGTTAATTAAAAATAATAACGTACTTGACAAAATGTAAAATCTCCAACAAAAATATCACTGTTAAATCAAACAGAATAACAACACGAAAACATGAAGTATAACCAACTTGGCAAGAGCGACTTAAAAGTTTCTGAGATTTGTTTGGGCACTATGACTTATGGACAGCAAAATACTATTGAAGAAGCCCATGCTCAGTTAGATTATTCTATTGCTCAAGGAGTAAACTTTATTGATGCTGCGGAGATGTACCCAGTTCCAACAAGTGCCGAAACTTATGGATTAACTGAAACTTATATTGGGGAATGGTTAAAACGCCAACAAAGAGAACAACTGATTATAGCGACTAAGATTGCTGGCCCTGGACGTGGCTTTAAATGGTTACGTAATGGAGCCAAAGCAATTGATCGTGATAATATCAAACAAGCTGTAGATGATAGTTTAAAAAGATTACAAACTGATTATATTGATCTCTACCAAATCCACTGGCCAGATCGCTACGTGCCAAGATTTGGGCAAACGGTATTCGATCCGACTCAAGTGGGAGAAACAGTTCCTATCGCTGAACAGCTAGCAGTTTTTGCCGATGTCATTAAGGCAGGAAAAATTCGCTATATCGGTTTAAGTAACGAAACTCCTTGGGGAGTAGCACAGTTTAGTAACGCTGCTAAACAATTAGGATTACCCAAAGTTGTCTCTATTCAAAATGCTTACAACTTACTAAATCGAGTATTTGATGGAGCCTTAGCAGAAGCAGTTTATTACGAAGAAATTGGATTACTAGCTTATAGTCCTTTGGCTTTTGGTTTATTGACTGGTAAATACCTGAATGGCAAACCAGAAAAAGCAAGATTCAGTTTATTTGAAAATTTTGGTCAACGCTACTTAAAACCAAAAGTTAGTGAAGCAGTAGCAGCTTACATAGATATTGCCAAGCGCTATCAAATAAGTCCAGTACATTTGGCTTTGGCATTCGTGCGGAGTCGTTGGTTTGTCCCTAGCACAATTATTGGTGCTACGACACTAGAACAACTCAAAGAGAATTTGGAAAGTGTAGATGTAGTTCTCAGTAAAGACATTTTGGAAGAGTTGGATATAGTTCATGCTCAGTCTCCAAACCCAGCACCATAAAAGTGCTGAGTAGTGAGTCCGAATTGTTCAGAAACGAGTAGAGGTAAGCGATGTATTCTGTCCTAATTCTTAGATTCACACCTAGATATTTAGTAGGTAAAATATGACTTTTACAGCAACATTAATTGACCAGAATACTATTCGTCGTCGAGGTACTGGTTTAAGAGCTTACAATCCCGAAAAAGTATTTAAAGGATACACACTTTTCACGCCTCTGACAGGTCAAGGTGAAGTCTATCTTTTGAACTTAGAAGGAGAAGTAGTACACCAGTGGAATCTGCCATATCCACCAGGGTTATATGGTTATCTCTTACCTAATGGCAACCTTTTTTATAACGGTAAGACTCCACCAGAAGAACCACTACGTTTTGCTTTGTGGGCTGCTTTTAAAAGTGGTGTTGTTTTAGAGGCAGATCCCAAAGGAAATATTATTTGGGAATATAAGCATCCAGATCATCATCACGATGGGCGCAGACTAGCTAATGGCAACACAATTATACTCGCCATTGAAAAGATACCTCAGTCTTTGGTTCCCAAAATCAAAGGCGGCGTAGCAGGTACAGAACCAGATGGGAATATCTATGCGGATGTGCTTTATGAAGTGACTCCAGGAGGGGAAATTGTTTGGACTTGGCACGCCCACGAACACCTCGATCCAGATAAATTTACCATTACGCCCCAGGATCATCGACATGAATGGACTCATGGAAATACTGTGGGAGAACTCGCTGATGGCAACATTATAGTCAGCTTTCGTAATATATCCACAGTTGTCATTATCGATCGCAAAACCGGAGAAATTATTTGGACGTTGGGTGATGACGTGCTAGCACAGCAGCACTTTCCGAACGAGCTAGCTAACGGTAATATCCTGATTTTCGACAATGGCGCACATCGCCGTAACGTCGCTCTCAATTTCTCCCGTGTGATTGAGGTAAACCGTCAAACGAAAGAGATAGTTTGGGAATATACCGATAACCCGCCTCAAAATTTCTTCAGTGCATACATATCAGGAGCGCAACGTTTAGCGAATGGCAATACCTTGATTACAGAAGGTGCTTACGGCCGGATATTCGAGGTGACAGTTGCAGGAGAGATTGTTTGGGAATACATCAACCCCTACTTTGCAACTCGGAATATTCCAGGTGAGAAATCGCCGGTCACTCGTGGGGAGCAGAATACAGTCTTCCGCGCCTTCCGTTATGCACCTGAAGAAGTGCCTTGGCTTTAGTAGTTTGTCAAGCTAATAAAAGCCTGGTACGTAGTAAGCACTGAAGTGCTTAGAAAATTAAGGACTAAAGTCCTTACTACGAACTTCTCATATTAAAAGTTTGGTTAGTGTCGAGAATTTTTCACGCTTCATGCGCCTCAAAGGGGCTTCAGGACACTAACAATTGAAGATTTGGGATTTTGGATTCAAATTCAATTCCCAATGCCGATTAACAAGTCCTATTTACCAAGGTACTTAAACATGGCCCAAATCAAAGTATACAGTGCAGTTGTTTGTCCTTATGCTCACCGTACCCGTTTGGTACTCCAAGAGAAGGGCATTGACTTCGATTTGATTGAGATTGATTTGCAGAACAAGCCTGAAGGGTTTACCAAAGTTTCCCCCTATGGTAAAGTACCTGCACTAACTCATGGCGATAACCGAGTTTGGGAATCAGCAGTAATTAACGAGTATCTCGATGAGGTATTTCCCAATCCACCACTGTTACCTAGCAATCCTGCTGCTAGGGCGCAGGCTCGTATCTGGATCGATTTTGCTAACACCAGATTCGTCCCCGCTTTTTCTACCCTACTGCGGAGTTCAGATCCGCAAAAACAAGAAGAAGCTAAACAGGAACTATACAAACACCTGGAATTCGTTGAAAACGAAGGTTTGGCAAAGCTTTCTGGGGAAGGTCCTTACTGGTTTGGTGAATCTATCAGTTTGGTCGATTTCACCTATTTCCCCTGGTTTGAGCGCTGGGCTGCACTAAAGCAGTATCGTGGTTTTGGGATACCAGAAGAGTTTACCCGTGTACGCCAGTGGAAACATGCTTTGAAAGAGCGTGAATCTGTGAAAGCGATCGCAAACTCTAAGGAATTCTACATAGAGCGATATGCTAAATTCGCTGCGCCTACTCTCGCTGCTGTTTAAACGTAATTAATAATTATGTTTCAAGTGGGGTTTAAATTCCCACTTGAAACATAGAATTGAACTCTTTACAATTACGAATTACGAATTACGACTTTCCCAAAATGAGCCGCACTTTTGAGATAACTGTAAGCTTCTCGTGCCTCAGTGAATGGAAAAACTCGATCAATAATTGGTTTAATTTGATGCTGTTGCATCGCCTGATTCATCGCCTCAAATATTTCCCGACTGCCGACATAAATGCCCTGAACTGTTAAACTCTTAAAAAGTATTGGCATGGGGTCAATTTCACTTCCTCTTCCTGACAATACGCCAATCAAACTAATCCGTCCCCCAATACGGACTGCTTGTAATGATTTTGGCAGAGTCCCTGCACCACCTACTTCTATTACATGATCTACACCTGTGCGATTAGTTAATTGATAAACTTGCTTTTCCCAATCTGGTGTTGTTTTGTAGTTGATTGTCTCGTCAGCACCAAGCTGTTTAGCTCGTGCTAATTTATCATCACTGCTGGAAGTAATAATTACTCTAGCACCATGTATCTTGGCAAACTGGAGAGCAAAAATCGAAACTCCCCCAGTACCGAGTAATAAAACACTATCACCTGCGCCAATATTGCCTTTTGTCACCAGTCCATGCCAAGCTGTGACTGCTGCACAGGGTAAAGTTGCCCCTTCAATGTAGGATAGATAGTCTGGTAATATCACTAACCCATCTTGGTGTAATACGACATATTCAGCTAGCATTCCATCGATGCCGCCTCCGAGATCGGATTTCATTTTCTCTTTGGTTAAAGAGCCATAAATCCAGTCTTGGAAGAAAATACCAGCGACGCGATCGCCTATTTTTACCCGTGTCACACCTTCGCCTACCGCCACGACTTCCCCCGCACCGTCAGATAGGGGAATTAACGGATACTTCTGTCCAGCACCGTAAGCACCCTCAGCGACGAGCAAATCGCGGTAATTTAGGGATGTTGCTTTGACTTGGATGAGAACTTGTCCCGCAGTTGGTTTTGGTTCAGGGCGATCGACTAATGCGATCGCATCAATCCCGCCGTTGCTTTGAATTTCGTAAGCTTTCATACAAAAAGCAGTGGTTTAATGTCATATTAAACCACTGCTGTTTATTGTAATAAATTAGGACTTACGCACAATATTTCTCAAACTCTCATTTCTCTGTATCCTCTGCGTCTCTGTGGTTCGTTATTCCGTAACTCGTGCTTAAGTCCTATAAATAAACAGTGCCTACCCTAAATTGATGTTATTTCGCCTTATGAGCTTGGTTGCTGATCGGGAAACATACACTTATCAGAATCACAACCACTAGGGCCAGCCTCTGACATTTCACCTAAATCGTAGCGGCTTAAGACTGCACAGAAATCATCTGTTTTCCGCCGTGCTTTCACCTCTTGATTCAAGCGCTCGTAGGTTGGTTTATCTATTGGTTCAAATGGCAAACGGGGGAATGATTGCAAGTCATCAAAACGAGCTAAAAGAGCTGCTGAAATATACCCCTGATCGCTCTGAATAGTTTCATAGATTTTCTGTCCTAAAGGTTCGATTTCATCAGAACGCAGTTCCAAAGTAGCTGATGTGTTATGAGTCACATACCAGCGTTGAACCTGGAGGACAAAATCAAATTGGGCTAAGACTGAAAACTTAGAAACATCAATCTCATCAGCACCTGGTAAATCTGCCCAAGATACAGAAACAGGGATTTCTACCAACCATTCACTCACCCGTGAATCAAAGGGATCGTTGAGCAAATTGCCCTGTTCATCTTTGTCTGATTGTGAGGGAATGACATTATAACCGTAGTCAATACAGGCTAAAGCTACTGGATCATTTTTGCCGAAAGTGATGCGGCGAATAAATCTTTGGGCTTTGGGAGGATGCCATCCTGAACTAGCATTAGTTAACAAAGCCTTAGTACCACTGGGTTGGACTGTGGTACAGCGATTGGGACGTTTGAGATTGTGGCGATCACAATAATCCCAAACTACCCGATGTACAATATCTCTCCAAGAACTTAGATATTTTTCTTCCTCACGCTTGAAAGCTAAACCTTGTGGAGTTGCAGGTCTTCCGGCTTCCCACCAGCGCAGCCAATCAACACCAAAAGCATGGACAAAGAAATCAAATAAACCTGTAAAAGAAACTCCCACAATCGGGTCTAATTCACGGCTGTATTGATAGCGTGGTTCTAAGAATTTGTGATTTAAAAGTGCCGCAACAGATAACGCCCCAGCAGTGAAAGCTTCTTCTTGTTCTTTGTAGTTACGTGGGTCGATTTGATTAAGGTGAACCTCTGACAAATTACAGTGGAAGTTACTACCGATGATTTCCTTTCTTTGTTACCCTAGAGGCTTTTTATCCTCTAGTTCTACTGCTTAATTATTTGCAGTAGCTCCGCGTACCTTTTGCAGATGTGACTTCAGATAATAAAAGTGTTTCGGCTCCGCTCAACACAAGTATTTTTCACATCCACCCCCGCACTCTTGGAGAGATTATATTCTAGACACAAATTTCTCATGTTATCTAGTTTCACTCTCTACGCTGTACGGTGTCAAAGACTTTTTAATTCCTTTGATTACCACGGGATTAGCATCTCAGCTTTCCCCGTTTTTGCGAGGTTTTTAACGTGAGGCAAAATCACTTACCACACGGATTTAGCCCATAGCGAGCTAAACGATGTTCTAACTCATTAGCATCAAGATTTGAATAACGTTCTTCTAACCACTGTTTTGCTGTTCCTTGTTCATAAGCTTGTAAAAACTCAACTTTTAGAGCTTGTGTTGGCAGCAAATCAATGTTTGATCGCGCTACAGCTTCACCAGCCCATTGAATCGCTCCCTCGCCGCTATAATACTGTTTGCGAACAGCATTCAGACATTCTTCTAAGGTTGGCTTGCGGTGAAAAACTCTGGTATGGTTTGCCATCCTGAGTGCATCACGCTCTGGATCGATTCGCCAATTGCCATTTTCATCTTGCTGCCATAAGTTATCTTTGGCATCGGCAAACAAACTATCTTCGCTAGAACCTTGCCTCATGCCAGCTGATCTTCTAATATTACCGGCAACAATTGTTACAGCAGCTTGATCGATTAATAGACAGCATTCAACTGAATTTAATTGTCGTCCTAAAGCTTTATTCAGAATAGATGCACAACGCTGATAAAGTCCGGGCAATTTCACAGGATTAGCAACTCCTCCAAAGCCGTTAAGAGTTTCTCCGGCTTTTCGGACATCGCTGATATCAACTAATACTTCAACTGCTGCTGAAAACTGTTCATTAGTGGAAAGTTCTAATAGGGCTTGATATGATTCAACCCAACCTTCACGACTATCTCCCACGTGAATAGTGACGTTATTGCCTTCTATATGAGTTTGAGTATATTCACGTCGCTGTTGCACAGGAGTGCTGCCAATTTCACCTTTTACAGTGACATTCAGTTGATTACGGATAGGAGGTAACTGGTTAATAAATTGTGGTTCTAGGACGGCTCCGGTACCACAGCCCATCATTGCCAGATCCATCATTAATCCGAAGGCACTCCAGTCTTCGAGATTGGTAGAGGTGCAATTATAAGCGCCGGAAAAATTCTTTGGTTTGGTTATCCAGTCTGTGCCACCAACCCATAGCCAGCGTCCACTGGGCATAGCTTTCAAGTTGCGCTGCATCTTATCCAGTATGGCAGCTTCTTCTTGAGTGAGCTTTCCCAACTCGACTAAGCCGAGGAGAGTGCGATCGCATACCTCATCCCATGTTTCCCTTAGTCCCGCCTTTGTCCGGCGGCTATAGGTTCTAAAAAATACGGGATTCGCAGCCGGTGCTGTTTCGGGAAACTTTGCACTCTGGCGTTTTCTTTCTAGCTCTCGAACCATATATTAAGTGTCTTGCGTTCTTGTTGCGTGCGGACAGATTATGACTATACGCCAAGTAGTTTGAGTATTAAAGATTGTCAAATTGTCCACTTTACGCTAGCTCTACTCAGCACTAATTACAACAGAAATTTATAATGTATAATGTCCCTCACCCTTGGGTAGAATCTCGATATTGAGTTTTAATTGGCACAGATTAACTTATAAGTAAATTCTCTTTATACCGATTTTTGTGTAATTACTTAGCGGAGGTATAAAATTTGCTTACTCGAACATCGAGCAAACTGGATTTTTATGGAATTAGTTTTAAAATGATCAATATTCGTTGTGAAACTCTGGCAGATTGTACAGTAATAGCTGAAGTGAATACATTAGCTTTTGGGCAGAAAAATGAGGCTAA contains:
- a CDS encoding NAD(P)-dependent alcohol dehydrogenase yields the protein MKAYEIQSNGGIDAIALVDRPEPKPTAGQVLIQVKATSLNYRDLLVAEGAYGAGQKYPLIPLSDGAGEVVAVGEGVTRVKIGDRVAGIFFQDWIYGSLTKEKMKSDLGGGIDGMLAEYVVLHQDGLVILPDYLSYIEGATLPCAAVTAWHGLVTKGNIGAGDSVLLLGTGGVSIFALQFAKIHGARVIITSSSDDKLARAKQLGADETINYKTTPDWEKQVYQLTNRTGVDHVIEVGGAGTLPKSLQAVRIGGRISLIGVLSGRGSEIDPMPILFKSLTVQGIYVGSREIFEAMNQAMQQHQIKPIIDRVFPFTEAREAYSYLKSAAHFGKVVIRNS
- a CDS encoding aryl-sulfate sulfotransferase, with the protein product MTFTATLIDQNTIRRRGTGLRAYNPEKVFKGYTLFTPLTGQGEVYLLNLEGEVVHQWNLPYPPGLYGYLLPNGNLFYNGKTPPEEPLRFALWAAFKSGVVLEADPKGNIIWEYKHPDHHHDGRRLANGNTIILAIEKIPQSLVPKIKGGVAGTEPDGNIYADVLYEVTPGGEIVWTWHAHEHLDPDKFTITPQDHRHEWTHGNTVGELADGNIIVSFRNISTVVIIDRKTGEIIWTLGDDVLAQQHFPNELANGNILIFDNGAHRRNVALNFSRVIEVNRQTKEIVWEYTDNPPQNFFSAYISGAQRLANGNTLITEGAYGRIFEVTVAGEIVWEYINPYFATRNIPGEKSPVTRGEQNTVFRAFRYAPEEVPWL
- a CDS encoding NADP(H)-dependent aldo-keto reductase — protein: MKYNQLGKSDLKVSEICLGTMTYGQQNTIEEAHAQLDYSIAQGVNFIDAAEMYPVPTSAETYGLTETYIGEWLKRQQREQLIIATKIAGPGRGFKWLRNGAKAIDRDNIKQAVDDSLKRLQTDYIDLYQIHWPDRYVPRFGQTVFDPTQVGETVPIAEQLAVFADVIKAGKIRYIGLSNETPWGVAQFSNAAKQLGLPKVVSIQNAYNLLNRVFDGALAEAVYYEEIGLLAYSPLAFGLLTGKYLNGKPEKARFSLFENFGQRYLKPKVSEAVAAYIDIAKRYQISPVHLALAFVRSRWFVPSTIIGATTLEQLKENLESVDVVLSKDILEELDIVHAQSPNPAP
- a CDS encoding glutathione S-transferase family protein encodes the protein MAQIKVYSAVVCPYAHRTRLVLQEKGIDFDLIEIDLQNKPEGFTKVSPYGKVPALTHGDNRVWESAVINEYLDEVFPNPPLLPSNPAARAQARIWIDFANTRFVPAFSTLLRSSDPQKQEEAKQELYKHLEFVENEGLAKLSGEGPYWFGESISLVDFTYFPWFERWAALKQYRGFGIPEEFTRVRQWKHALKERESVKAIANSKEFYIERYAKFAAPTLAAV
- a CDS encoding Crp/Fnr family transcriptional regulator; the protein is MSLDKNTFDQPANNLLAVLPFSDYERLVPHLKLVKLSNRQVLYEPGEPITEVYFPNKAVVSIITTMEDGSTVEVGLVSNEGMVGMPVILGDNITTTTAFVQIPDSAMQMDADILRSEFNRGTALQSVLLRYVQGVYTQIAQGSACNRLHKLEGRLARWLLTVSDRLESDEFPLTQEFISQMLGVRRAGVTEAANILSEAGMITYHRGQINILNREALEKTSCECYQIIEDEYIRLLGNKLK